The Macadamia integrifolia cultivar HAES 741 chromosome 4, SCU_Mint_v3, whole genome shotgun sequence genome contains the following window.
GGGTGAATAATTTTTATTggtaaggaaaaaaatataaaatatagtttttttttttttaaataaatcttAAAAAACATTTTTATAAAAGAGGGAAGGAAAAGGAACGTGGGAGAGGAGGAAAGGTTTttgagagaaaatgagagagatgagaagatgagagagagagagagagagagagagagagtaggaaaCTGTGGAgattagagaaagaaaatcataaaatatattttaaatagagaaaaagaggaaagggaGAGGGAGGACGGCAAGGAATTTTGATTGGTAAGGTAACTAATAagattttggtagaaaaaaattcttaaaatatggattaaaaaaaaaaaaaatcctaaaagatattttaaaaagagagagagaaaaaaaaggaggaacatGATAGAGGAGGGAAAGGTTTAttgcaaaagaaaattgaaagtgagaaagagagagataaggaaAGAGATTTGAGTGATTTTTAAAGaatatttaataatattaaaaaatataaagggtaccaataatatcggaaaaataaaaaagattaacaaaaaagataaggaaaaaactaaggtatttaaataagtaagaggggtaaagtagtcaagtgaaagattagcCACGAAGTATGAGTACATGCACTTGtataatagtatatatatatatacactagtaaaaaaaatttgcatgtctggcagagagagagagagagagatttgaacaCAAATGCTTAGAAGAATATTCACATAAAGATTCATACTATAGATATATGAATACAAAATTTGAACCAGAAACCTTTTGATTTCTCAAGAATGAATAGCAATGTCAAAACAAGAATTGGGGACTTCTCCCTTAGTGAGgatgaagaaataaagaaataaagaaacaaagttTAAGACTCCTGGCCTTGTGCTTTGTCTAGTATCATGTACATGTATAAACATATCAATCCCTCCGTTTCTAATATGGTCCACCACCCATCCCTTTTCTCGTGTTTTCATCAACCCTTGAAGAAGTCCCCTTGTTGTTGCCTCACCATTTTTTCCTGCTATCAGATAATTAGCCTGAAGTAAGatacattttcctttttgaataATGGCATATGCCCATCCAGAAATTTTATTAGGCTGATTCGATAGCCCTGTGATTACAAGAATCTTCttgtgagaaaagagaagaggaatAGATGTACCAGATTGAGGATAATGGTTAATTACCTGAGATGCAGCAGATTTATCAACGTACCCATTATTAATCCAGTATTCTATCTGTTTAATGATAGTATATGGCAATATGGATTTTAAAGTGTTATATTCAATTCATATTTCAAAGTGGTCCCTTTTAGTGTGCCCTCCATCTTTACTATGCTAAGATGGAAACTAGACTAGCTGAATTTGGAGATTAATTTTTCTTCCCACCTAAATCAAGTACTTTCCTGCTTGGAAAGCATATGTGCTCCTGTATTGTGATTATTTCCTAGGCTAAAATTGTAATGCCTACTTTTTCTGGTCTTTTGGTGTTCAATGGATTTTAAGCGAACACATTTATAAACTAGTGCTGGCATTAACCAATTCAAGCCAATATTTTTAGGAACTGTTGATCCCAAGTTCCCAACACTTCATTGAGTAAACTCAAGTGTGCTTGTAACACCCAAAAATGCATTAgagctggggggggggggggtggggggtggggagcACAATGATCTTGATGATGTTGGGAAAGACACTTACCACCATACATGCTTCGAGATGCTTGGGAACTGGTCGTTTGGAGACTATTTCAAAAGGGAAGCAATTGAGTGGCCGTGGGAGCTTCTGACACAGCTTAGTGGGTAGATTTTATCTACTTTTCCTGCTTCATTTTCTGAATGCCATACCATGGTGAATATTTCCCAAGGATTTAAGTAttgaaaacagcctctccgtgaaTGGGGAGTAAgactgcgtacattatgacccctctccagaccctgcagtagtgggagcctcgtgtaCTGGTATGCCCTTTTTTACATTTATGAACCGGTGCACCTATTCATGACGTCATGTCACATGGTTCTTCACTTCGTCAAGTTAGTTTGTAAAGCAATGTTTATTAACTCATATAGGCAAATCTTTATTTATCCTTGACATTTTTCTGCACGTCAATAAAGTTCTTATCAAATTTCCTTACATTTAATTTGTGATACCTTCTTGTGCTAGCTTTGATTAATTTTGAGAATTTGCTTAAAGATTCTATTCTGTGACTGTAGACAGAACATTAACAATAAGAGCTTTCTCGAGAAAACcttatctcctcccatgcaaaCTAGGATTATGGGACTTAACGGTTTCGTTTCTGAATGTCAACAAAATGAGAATGGATAGTCTAATTAATAGTTAGAtgtatatatgaaaaaaatgcaATTGAAGATTAAGATACCATCaaagttcttcattttgttctCACCTTATTTAATATTTATGATACAGAATCCATATGACATGCTTAGTATCTTTTGTAGGGATGGACTTATGCACTAGATGGAGTACTCCTCAAAGCAACAAGAATATCTGGAATAAAGAACTTCGATGGAAATGTATGCAGCAGCACTATCTTGGTGGCTGTCTTGTTCCCCTTTTTCATAACTTTTAGTCAGATTGAAGGGATGATTatgattctttttctggccATGAAAGGCAGGGGTTTGGGCTTAAACCTTTGAAAGTGGCTACCTGGGGGCCATTTGTACTTATCAGTTTGGACAAAGACATTCAGCCTCAACAGGAAGCTGATATCAAGATAGTAGCAGATGCATGGCTTGGTAGCGGTTCAGAACTATTGAGCAGCAATGGGATTGATTCTTCTCTAACTTATGTTTGCAGACGTGAATATACAATTGAATGCAATTGGAAGGTTTGTTTTTTAGAGTTCATTTTGATTAGAATTGAATTCCAGGGGTCATGTTCTATATTGTTTTGGTAGATTTATTAGTGGGATGAAAAATTTCCTGCTTCATTCCAAACATATATCAATTCATCATGCAGGTAATCATTGCAAATGTATATATCAATTTTTCATGCAGGTATTCTGTGACAACTACTTAGATGGTGGTTACCATGTGCCATATGCGCATACAAATCTTGCATCTGGTCTTAAGCTTCAGTCTTATTCCACTACAGTAAGCTCTCTACTTTCTGGTATTAATTATTAAAGGATGCATATTTTCTTAATACACTATGTTCAGAACTAGAAGGGTGTTATTAGTAGACTAAACCTGTCAGGAATGTATTGtataagaaagaggaagatatTTGATATTAAAAATGTCTTGGGGAAAAAATTACTTgctggtttattttaggattttagcAACTACGCATAGGGGGTAGTATACCCAGGTATATTTATCTTCCTGTGCTCATGACACATTGTTCACATTGTCATGCACCCATTGCCAAtgaatttatttctttcccaatCCACACTAGACTAGATGCAGACTTAAGAAGCCATTGCATTCCATATATGAAGTGGACCTTTCTGTTACTAGATTCTTGATATGATTTAGGATCGGTTGATTCTTGGTTTGGAATAGGAGGATGGTTGACTCTGCAATATCTGacaattattattaattaagtAGACATTTGAGAAGGTTAGCATCCAAAGATGTGACGGTGGTTCTACGGAAGGAGGAGATGGCTTTTATAGACTTGGATCAAAAGCTCTCTATGCTTTTGTTTATCCAAACTTTATGATCAATAGGTAATACTTTGATTATTGGTGTTTTCAAACTTAATCTATTTATTGTTTCTGTCAACTTCTTATAGAACGTGATGTTATATCATTTTGTTTTCCCAGGTATGGTCCTTGGATGGATACAAATCTAGTACTTCCACTAGGACACCGTAAATGTCGAGTTATATTTGATTACTTCCTTGATGCTTCTTTGAAGGTAATGCCTCATGCATGTTTATTAACTCTGCTGAAGCTCTCGTTATATATGGACCATCAACCTGTGCTGTCAAGGAAATTTGGGCCAAGGGCGTAAGAAGTTAGTGAAACAAgattgaatggttttcattcttATCTAATGATTCTCATTATTGTGGTGGTGCTTATTAATTATTGTATCATTTCCTAAATTTTTATCTCAAAAGTGCATGACTTTCACGGACTTCTGTAGACCTGCTATGATTTTTCAGAGAGCTTCCATAAGTTCCATGAACTTCAACGAAGTATTACCACTTCGGTGGGGAACAAACTATATAATGAAACTGTATTTTAGAATCTTGCTATGATTTGTCAAACACTTCCCCTTGTAATTTCTCGAATGCCCATACATTTCTTGTTGGACATAGCTAGACACTCATCTGGACACTGCTCTGTGTCTTTTGCGTTGAATCTGGCAGAATTTGGTTGGTCTtgggttttttcttcttatccTAGATTCCTTGTTAATTTTTTCATTTGGCTTGCTTTACTGACATGCATTAAGATACATCATACATATACTTCTcaacttttccctttgttttaaTTACCGTCggcattaattttttttttttcagttacaTAATATTATGTAAATCTAACATAAAAGAggcaagaaaatagaaagtactaaaccatgatccaagcaccAAACAGTCTCTATGTGACGTCTGTCACTTTAAGAAAGAACTTTGAGAACCTATTTTGGAGGTGCTCAACAGCATGACAAACTAAACTGATCAATTAAATTTACAAATAAATATTTGCTTTAATGCTTATTAATCTTAGAAAACTTGGTTCAAGATATTTAATTTCAGTGGGGTACCCCATTTTGCCTGCTGTTGAATCCGAAATATTTCAATGAAGTGGGCAAAATGGGGGCAAAATTTGTTAAATGTCACCGAAATGTATGGATATTCCCTTTTTGTACCCTAAACATTGGGATCTTTGCATAACTGTCTGAGACTTCCCATTTAGGCATAAATAAACATTTTGAATCATTAGtttgaaaattaataaaaaaatccgAAGTGGTAGCCTGGTAGGATGGCGTCAGACCCAATTTTTTCAGTGTATGCCGTAGCCTGTATTGTTTCCCATAAGTAATCCATTCTATACATAATTTAGGACTAGAACAAATAACATTtaatcaaaaaaattgaaatatgcATTAGAATGAAGAAGTATAAAATTAGCAAGCATTCCACGGTTATCAAAATTGTGAAGCCACTTAACATTACCGTTTATTCTACCATGTTTTCAGTTCTTAATTCTCTCTGCTATGGAAGAagctaatattttttttatgtcagGATGACAAAGCTTTTGTTGATAGGAGTCTTGAGGAAAGTGAAAGAGTGCAGGTATGAGCAAACATTGTTTACTTCTTTATAGTAGAAATAATTTAGGTTTTACAAAAGTAAAATCATTTTTATCTAATGGATGTATACAAGAGATTGTGTAGATGGAAGATATCACCTTATGCGAAGGTGTTCAAATGGGTCTAGAATCACCAGCATACTGCAGTGGTAGATACGCTCCTACTGTTGAGAAGGCCATGCACCATTTTCACTGTCTGCTGCACGAGAGCCTTATTAATGACATCTAAGTTCATCTCTATTTAAAGCATAAATTGCTAACTTATTGCCAATTTGCATTTAATGGCATCCTTTTGTACACTGATTGTTGTTGATAATTTGAGTATTTGATTTTTTACAGCAATTTATGTCTTGTATAGTTTTCCTAAGAGCTATCTGGCACCCTTGTTTTAATGCCAATGGTTGCACGATCTGAAGGATGTAATTGTTACATTGCACGAGTATGTATTTGCTTGTCTTGGCCAAAATATACCCAGTCATCTTCCCACCCCTGCCAAAAAAAggtagaaaattttgaaaaaaaaaaaaaaaaaaaaaaaaaaaaaaaaaaaaaaaaaaaaaaaaaaaaaaaaaaaaaaaaaaaaaaaaaaaaaaaaaaaaaaaaaaaaaaaaaaaaaaaaaacaaaaaacaaaaaacaagaaacaagaaacaagaaacaaaaatgaaaaaagaaaaaagaaatgttaGGATGCAAATATAAAAATGGTTGAAAGATAACCTGCTGGAATATCTCTCTTGAACATCAATTTGGAAAGTGGGAGTAGTAACTCCGGTCAGTTTGGTATTATGTTTTAACAAAATGAACAGTTTGTATAGGGCCTGAGGGATTTTCTTGCTAGGTTAGAAATTGAACACCACAgtttttggtgggttgaatTCCTATTGATCATGGGAATGAAAAATTTGGAAGATAACTAATGCAAATTTTGTACCTGCACCACCTGATTCAAGGTGATTAGAGGTGGCTGCCAGCACTTTGGAATTTTAAGATCCAAAAGGATACTAATAAGATAATAGAACCTGCAGTGTTtatctttctcccttttctctccTTTGAAATTACTCCATTCCCTTCTTGTCTGCAGCGTTtatctttctccattttctcacCTTTGAAATTATTCCATTCCCCTTCTTGTAAGATGCTTTGTCCTGTGCCCCTATTGGTGCTGCCTGCTAGTTTACCATCACCACCTACCCCCACTCCTAAAATTAAAGCCATGTTAGAAAATTAGAATAATGTAGCAGGTCATCTGCTTTACTCGACACTAATTCACGTCTTGCTTCTTTCACAATGGGGAACCAACAAAAACCTCAGTTTGCACCAGGAGGTTCCCCTATTCTTGTTGCACTTGTAGCTGGAGAGTGCATTGCTATCCAGCgtagttgagagagagagagagagagtgagagagattaTTTGGACCGTATCTGCCTAGGATAtacccttcttccttttctctctaaAGCACACGCACAATTTGAGGGTGGTTCAGGGGACTGCCATGATAGTTTATCATGATGGTCGAGACTtgagaatgaaaataaataaatgaataatttCATTCAAAGTTGAGATATTTTAGCTTAATGAGGTATTCGTTTTCCAAAAAATATGGTttcagtttaaaaaaaaaaaaaaaaaagaaagtacacTCCAAAATAGTGTTAATTGCATATACCATGATCATCCTGCGACTGGAATCCCAAAAGTACAGTCCATCCTACATAATCACGTTTCCGTTAACCCTCTCACCACCAATGTAGAGGATACAATTGAGCAGGTTTGATGCGGTATCCACACCAACCTGAATCCATTTAAATGAAATATTCaataaaatgcattttaaaattgggtttgatttgTGTCGCCTCAGATCATGAAttcaatcttggtaaaaattctggatcattttagggtttatgtttctTACACCAGGAACGTACATATCTAAATCCAACACACTCCCTAGCATTGGgactttttttgggggggagggggaaatcCAGCATTATGAATCCAGTACGAAAATGAAAGTGCCAGGGGAGCCGAATCCAGGGGGAAGATCAAGATCCGAAGCCAGACATAATAGTAGTAATTCTGATGAGGGTTCAGATCATTGTGGGATCAGACCCAAGTCTGGCTTGTTTAATGTTCAAACAGAGGGTTTGCAACATTTCTGTGAAAGctgaatttaaaaaattaaaattaaaattaaaataaaaataaatttgcaCTTACCAATATAACCGATGAAGGAATTCCATTTCATAAATCGTCTTGTCGGTAGCATGTATGCAACTTGTGAAGAAACCTAGACAAACAAAGCCAAGATTCTTCTGGAAACCTACGACCTAATTGTATGGCTAATGCAGATATGACATCTACAGTAAATTTATGAACATCAGGCTTCACAGCCATGCGAATCAGCATAGCCGCCCACACTTCTGGTGCCAGCTTTATTGCTTGGCGGAGTGATTGAAATCCTGTCACCACCCTTCTCATCATTTCCTGCTTCTGTGAAGAAAACACAAGATAGTAACATCAGAAAACTGGAAATTTAGAACAATTCAGAACTCCAAACTCAGACAAACCCCCCACCTCCCTCCCCCgccccccgcccccgcccccgccccagccccagccccagccccagccccaaaataaataaataaaataagaatgaaTTCCACAATCTTGACACAACTGAAGGaacttaaaaagaaagaaaacagaaaataagaacagATATTTGAGAGATTACGTAGATGTAATTACAAAATGAAGAATAAGACATTCTAGAATTTGTTCATCTTGTTCTCCACAGTTGCAACCTTAGTGGAGTGCTTGTTTGGAGCAATGACATACTGAAGGTTTGTGCTAGGCAGGGAAAGAATCATTTAATTGGGTCAAAGAACACTAGCAAAGCCATAGATGACAATctaattttgaaacaaaaaatagatCCAACCATTATCTCACATCCAGATTCCTATAGAAACtttctgaaaataaaagattatgcGCATCTTTAACCTAAAACTGACTTGGCTAAAACTGTTGCCCAGAACTCAAGCAATCGTTCCCTCTTGAATGGAAAACTAAAACTAGTATATCTACTATCTAGCACATTCATAttctttagaaacataatcCCCAATCATGGGGAAGGTAGGATGATAATTGGCATTTCTTGAGGTGGGGACTAGATGGGTGCTGGACAGAGTTACCGACACAGGAACTAGTGAAAGTATCAGAATGCCAGCGTTGTAAATTCTCTGGGGTTCAGGGAGAAGTTGAATTCTATAGTTTATTTACAAGTCCACCCTCTATACATTTTTGTCCACCCTCAAGAAGATCCGAATTGTATCAACAATCCTAGTACTGGAACTGTGCTTTGGGCAAAGACTTGGATGAGAAGACTAGCATCAACTAGATGATATAGATCGACAAGTGTCAGAGGAAAGCATAGGACATGCATTTCAAGTTCAAGATCACTTTCAAATAtaatacataaaaataaataaaaaatagtgatacatgataataggatgaaacgtTGAACACAGAGAGAACTGCACAAGCATACATGCACATACCAGGAGTGAGTTTAGAAATGGTCATAATTGTCATGATGTCGCATATATAATGAGTCCAGGTGAAAAGACTGTGtaaccatattttatttttttattttttgatattaAAATTCATACGCATCTGACTGCCCAAATCTTAAATTGAAAATGACGAGTCAAAATTGAACCCAAATTGGCAAAACCGTAAGAAAAGCACCACCAAGCACTGACATTTTTCAATTCTATTGATACTACTATTTACCCAGTTTGAACCACATTACAAACTATTTATTGAGACAAAACTCAAGTGGTCAGATGGGTGCAGATCCAATCTTAGTCCAAAACTGCCATGATCTGTGCCCTTTATGACGTGACATTGAAATATCACTGTCTGCAATGTGGTACTTGGTGAATGATTTACCATGGTCACCGACTTCTGTGAACTACAAAGATACATATGGACGTTTGACCAACCTCAGAATGTGATGTTTCTTTGGTTTCAAACCCATTAAGGATACATGGGGAAGCCTCTTTCAGAAAAGTATCAGCTGCTCTAATTATGTCTTGAACAAGGAAAATTCGGACCCTCTGACCCTTCTCAGATAGAATGAAATTAAATAGATCTTCAGTTGAAGCAACAACAGCACGCATGTCAAAGGATTTCCATCCAAAAGCATTAGAAGTATTTTCTGTGCTGCTACTAGAAGGCCCTTCAGATTCTGAGGCCTGCTCAGATATTGCTGCTATCTGAAACAGAACAGAAATTTcacattatttttattcatttattttgagAATGCAAGTTATCAGacattattttcaaaaatattgaATTCAAGAAGATAGTGGATAATAGAATATTaatcaataattaaaaaatatatatatatatatatatataatcagaGAAAACTCTACTTCATCAGCATTTTAAGGAACTATATAGGCCAGAAAAATTTGACAGAAATAATGTTATTTCAATTTGAGCTTTACCGATCTTCAGCTCTTTTCTGAGTTTTCAAGTTTAGAAACTCTACTTTAATTGTTTCCATGTTATAAAGCACCCAATACAAAATGATTTATAACTGTAAAGATCTGTACCATGGGATAATTTCTGAGTCCTAGTCGTGTTATGTGTTGATATCTGAGTTTAGTTGATAGATTGTTAGCTAGTTAGCGCTTAATAGTAGTGCTTATTGTATATTTTCCTATTGTAATGATGTGTTGGAGTCTTAGTAGCAAACCTATTAAGACTCCACTCTGCTGATTAATAAGTAAGGGAGGAAGCCACGATAGGTGCTTGCTGAATCCTATCTTGGCAGTTGGAATTCTATTCTATTGTTCTCTCGCTTCTGCAACCGAGAACTGGTTCTGAGGTTCTCTTTAGGAATAAGAATGCTATATGGGCAaggaataggaaaaaaatatatggaagaAAGATTTGTATCAACAAGTT
Protein-coding sequences here:
- the LOC122075397 gene encoding choline monooxygenase, chloroplastic, with translation MATIKPNFLPSQTLKFRNIDERNLNSLFPFRVSKSICNSYSPNKPNSSSPSRISAEARRMVADFNPKIPLEEAFTPPSSWYTDPSFYDLELDRVFYRGWQAVGFTEQIKNCNDFFTGRLGSVHFVICRDASGKLHAFHNVCRHHASLLVSGSGKMPCFICPYHGWTYALDGVLLKATRISGIKNFDGNGFGLKPLKVATWGPFVLISLDKDIQPQQEADIKIVADAWLGSGSELLSSNGIDSSLTYVCRREYTIECNWKVFCDNYLDGGYHVPYAHTNLASGLKLQSYSTTTFEKVSIQRCDGGSTEGGDGFYRLGSKALYAFVYPNFMINRYGPWMDTNLVLPLGHRKCRVIFDYFLDASLKDDKAFVDRSLEESERVQMEDITLCEGVQMGLESPAYCSGRYAPTVEKAMHHFHCLLHESLINDI